In Perognathus longimembris pacificus isolate PPM17 chromosome 3, ASM2315922v1, whole genome shotgun sequence, a single window of DNA contains:
- the Acp5 gene encoding tartrate-resistant acid phosphatase type 5 gives MDTWVTLLVLLLPLADSSAPAPALRFVAVGDWGGVPNAPFYTARETANAKEIARTVQTLGADFILSLGDNFYFTGVHDTNDKRFQETFEDVFSDRALRNVPWYVLAGNHDHLGNVSAQIAYSKISKRWNFPSPYYRLRFKIPRTNMSVAIFMLDTVMLCGNSDDFISQQPEMPQDLGLARTQLAWLKKQLAAAKEDFVLVAGHYPVWSIAEHGPTHCLLKRLQPLLATHGVTAYLCGHDHNLQYLQDDSGVGYVLSGAGNFMDPSVRHQHKVPNGYLRFHYGSEDSLGGFAYVEITPKEMSVTYIEASGKSLFKTSLPRRRRPRSSSSTHVGA, from the exons ATGGACACCTGGGTGACACTGCTGGTCCTCCTGCTGCCCTTGGCTGACTCatcggccccggcccccgccctgcGATTTGTGGCTGTGGGGGACTGGGGCGGGGTCCCCAATGCCCCCTTCTACACTGCTCGGGAAACAGCCAACGCGAAGGAGATCGCCCGGACCGTGCAGACTCTGGGTGCCGATTTCATCCTGTCCCTAGGGGACAATTTCTACTTCACTGGTGTTCATGACACCAATGACAAGCGGTTCCAG GAGACGTTCGAGGACGTGTTCTCTGACCGCGCCCTTCGCAACGTGCCCTGGTACGTGCTGGCTGGAAACCACGACCACCTTGGTAATGTTTCGGCACAGATTGCCTACTCCAAGATCTCCAAGCGCTG GAATTTCCCAAGCCCTTACTACCGCCTGCGCTTCAAGATCCCACGGACCAACATGTCTGTGGCCATCTTCATGCTGGACACGGTCATGCTGTGTGGCAATTCGGATGACTTCATCAGCCAGCAGCCTGAGATGCCCCAAGACCTGGGCCTGGCCCGCACCCAGCTGGCCTGGCTCAAGAAGCAGCTGGCAGCCGCCAAGGAAGActttgtgctggtggctggccATTACCCTGTCTGGTCCATTGCCGAGCATGGCCCCACCCACTGCCTCCTCAAGCGCCTGCAGCCACTGCTGGCCACCCACGGGGTCACTGCCTACCTTTGTGGCCATGACCACAATTTGCAG TATCTGCAGGATGACAGTGGCGTGGGTTATGTGCTGAGCGGGGCTGGGAACTTCATGGACCCCTCAGTGCGACATCAGCACAAGGTCCCCAACGGCTACCTCCGCTTTCACTACGGGTCTGAGGACTCGCTGGGTGGCTTTGCCTACGTGGAGATCACCCCCAAGGAAATGAGTGTCACCTACATCGAAGCTTCGGGAAAATCCCTCTTCAAGACCAGCCTCCCCAGGCGACGCCggccccgctcctcctcctccacacacGTGGGGGCCTGA